One window from the genome of Candidatus Chlorohelix allophototropha encodes:
- a CDS encoding tetratricopeptide repeat protein, translating into MQRINSQFLILLILILILLLGLSSCGEEKNPTVPVVVVTHAVFTPTVTPQPLTPLPTLVFATPTLIPISSPTPFPTPTYRPTSTPETKPLPTPPPFTIAKPDQLANSIAAWLNKQPDALPSKDPAIAKNRLRDLLLNWNAIGLNSAVEAADLDGDGQPELVATVAESWSEVPTIQRDAGFLLLLKGNKNQWSASFLRSRTLKLDAEEDFLHPQLEKIIDLTGDKLPDIVFSELICGSNTCILRLHAVSWNNGKFTDLTPDVPSMPTAQLSIEQNPVVGTLPALILIGGTINSPSAGLQRTRSEYWRWDAASKSVKLAETRFATSFFLYHRVLDGNAALDKGDLNQAIDLYYGSLTDSTLKLWFVESQGTSEDAIQEREVLTAFARFRLGIAYGLKGDLERAKTVMEEASLKDGNYAGWAKAFNIAVSSGKFPSTTAAIAEGCATAINYSQQNRSLIEAMNRFGSANPVFKPENICPKL; encoded by the coding sequence ATGCAAAGGATTAATTCGCAATTCTTAATTCTTTTGATTCTAATCTTAATTCTTTTGCTCGGTTTGTCGTCTTGCGGCGAAGAAAAAAACCCTACAGTCCCAGTAGTAGTGGTCACTCACGCTGTTTTTACCCCTACCGTTACGCCACAACCGCTCACTCCATTACCCACTCTTGTATTTGCTACTCCTACCTTAATACCGATTTCCTCTCCGACTCCATTTCCTACGCCAACTTACCGCCCCACCTCTACTCCTGAAACCAAACCTTTGCCAACCCCACCACCGTTTACAATTGCTAAACCCGACCAACTTGCCAACAGCATCGCCGCTTGGCTAAACAAGCAACCTGATGCCTTGCCCTCTAAAGACCCGGCAATTGCTAAGAATCGTCTCCGTGATTTATTACTAAATTGGAATGCTATCGGTTTAAATAGCGCGGTGGAAGCTGCCGATCTGGATGGAGATGGGCAGCCGGAACTGGTGGCGACCGTTGCTGAAAGTTGGAGCGAGGTACCCACCATTCAACGAGATGCCGGGTTTCTATTGTTGCTAAAAGGCAACAAAAACCAATGGAGCGCTAGTTTTTTACGTTCTCGAACCCTCAAGCTTGATGCCGAAGAAGATTTTTTGCACCCACAACTGGAAAAGATTATTGATCTTACCGGAGATAAATTGCCTGATATAGTTTTTTCTGAGCTTATTTGCGGTTCAAACACCTGTATTTTACGGTTACATGCAGTAAGTTGGAATAATGGCAAGTTTACCGACCTGACTCCTGACGTACCTTCAATGCCCACTGCCCAACTAAGTATTGAACAAAACCCTGTCGTTGGCACGTTACCAGCTTTGATACTTATCGGTGGCACTATTAATTCGCCAAGCGCCGGTTTGCAGCGCACCCGTTCCGAATATTGGCGTTGGGATGCTGCTAGTAAAAGTGTGAAGTTGGCTGAAACACGCTTTGCTACTTCTTTCTTCTTATATCATCGTGTGTTGGATGGCAATGCGGCTCTGGACAAGGGTGATTTAAACCAAGCAATTGATTTGTATTATGGCTCGTTAACCGATTCCACTCTCAAACTCTGGTTCGTTGAGTCTCAGGGAACTTCTGAAGATGCCATTCAGGAACGCGAGGTACTCACCGCTTTTGCTCGGTTTCGTTTGGGCATAGCCTACGGTTTAAAAGGAGACCTTGAACGGGCAAAAACGGTAATGGAGGAGGCAAGCTTGAAGGATGGGAATTATGCAGGTTGGGCTAAAGCTTTTAATATTGCGGTAAGCTCTGGCAAATTCCCCTCAACTACCGCTGCAATTGCCGAAGGTTGTGCCACGGCAATTAATTATTCACAGCAAAACCGCAGTTTGATAGAAGCGATGAACCGTTTTGGAAGCGCTAATCCGGTTTTCAAACCTGAGAATATTTGCCCGAAATTATGA